The Acidobacteriota bacterium genome includes the window TCCTGGGCGGCGAGACGGCCGAAATGCCCGGCCTTTACCAGGGCGCCGACTTCGACCTGGCCGGATTCATCGTGGGCCGGGTCTTGAAGGACCATCTGTATCCGCGGGAGATCGCGCCGGGCCAGGTGCTCGTGGGCTTGCCCTCCAACGGCCTCCATACGAACGGCTATTCTCTCGCCCGGAAGCTTCTCTTCGAGGTCAAGGGCTTCCGCGCGGACACCCGTCTGGAAGATTTGGGGACCACCGTCGGAGAGGCCCTGCTGGCCGTCCACAGGTCCTACCTGCCCGTTCTCCGGCCCCTCTTGAAGCCGGCTTCGGGCCTGAGGGGGATGGCCCACATCACCGGTGGCGGAATCCCCGACAATCTCCCTCGCATTCTCCCTCAGGGGGTGGAGGCGCTCGTTCGCCCGGCCGGGTGGACGGAGCCGCCGATCTTCGGGTACATCCGCCGGGAGGGCAGAGTGCCCGAGGAGGACATGCGGAGGACCTTCAACCTGGGCGTTGGCATGCTTCTGGTGGTCGAAAGGGAACAGGTTGACGCCCTCCTGGCCGGCTTGCGGGCCCGCGGGGAGGAACCGTTCCTGGCCGGAGAACTCCGTCCGGGTCAGAGACGCGTGGTCTACGCGGATTGACCTCGCCTCCCGCCGGCGTGCATGGAATTTCGCTCCACCGGATCCTACGGCAGGTCGAACAGGATGACTTCGGATGCCTCCGCCGACCGGATCGCGAGGATCGACTCGCCGGATACGGCCGCTCCATCCCCGGCGGAAAGGAGGATCCCGTTCAAGGATAGAGGCCCCCGGGTCACCTGCACCCAGGCGTGCCGGTGGGTGGGGAGCGGGTGGGAGAGGGACGCACCCGACTCCAGCCGCCCCACGTAGACCCTGGCATCCTGGGCGATGGCGACGGAGCCCTGGGCGCCCTCCGGGGAGGCCACCAGCCTCAGGCGGTTCAACAAGTCCCCTTCCGGAAATGCCTCCTGGGAATAGGCCGGCGTCAGGCCCCTTCGGGCCGGGTGAATCCAGATTTGCAGAAAGTGGA containing:
- the purM gene encoding phosphoribosylformylglycinamidine cyclo-ligase, with the protein product MKDTGLTYKSSGVDIDAQDRGLEGVKKLAKSTFTRGVLSDIGLFGGLFALDPSDPSGPVLVASADGVGTKLKVAEMAGRFDTVGRDLVNHCVNDILVQGAEPLFFLDYFAAGRLDPERLVEVVSGLAEGCRENGCALLGGETAEMPGLYQGADFDLAGFIVGRVLKDHLYPREIAPGQVLVGLPSNGLHTNGYSLARKLLFEVKGFRADTRLEDLGTTVGEALLAVHRSYLPVLRPLLKPASGLRGMAHITGGGIPDNLPRILPQGVEALVRPAGWTEPPIFGYIRREGRVPEEDMRRTFNLGVGMLLVVEREQVDALLAGLRARGEEPFLAGELRPGQRRVVYAD
- a CDS encoding pirin family protein, encoding MIRVRKSEDRGSFDFGWLDTRHTFSFGDYLDPEHMGFRVLRVLNEDRVRPAEGFPTHSHRDMEILTWVLSGALEHRDSLGNGSVIRPGEIQRMGAGTGVSHSEFNASSTEPVHFLQIWIHPARRGLTPAYSQEAFPEGDLLNRLRLVASPEGAQGSVAIAQDARVYVGRLESGASLSHPLPTHRHAWVQVTRGPLSLNGILLSAGDGAAVSGESILAIRSAEASEVILFDLP